In the genome of Capricornis sumatraensis isolate serow.1 chromosome 4, serow.2, whole genome shotgun sequence, the window tttaatttcttcgTGTTATAATTTTACCATCTATCAAAGCACAATCACCTGTCACTTTCTCCATGAATCTTCCTCTAATAATCTTGGTCCTAAAATTTCTGTTTAAATTCCTATAGCACTGGACAGTAAATGCACTACATAATTCATAAAAGTATCCTGAGAAGTATTTATCTACTTATTTGATAATCGATACACTTTTAAGGTGGTTCCTTTCCTGAAAAACTAAAACAACTGCCACAACACTAAATTAACTTTTAGATACAATCatcagtagccattcccttctcatgggatcttcctgatccagggatcgaacctgggtctcctgcactgcagacagatactttaccatctgagccaccagggaagcccagtatcacAAAATTAACTTTTAGATACAATCATCAGTATATTTCTACCATTTCTTACATGTTCTTTAATTATGAATGTTTACTTGTCATTTCAACAAAATTGATGAGTTAGGTCCAATAAGAATCCATCTGAAGCTAgcctgttttcattccaagcccctAATACGAGCTGTAGCTTCAAGATTTGTCTACTTcctttttttaactaaaataagCCAAAACACATGTGATTTCCAAACTGTTTTAGCAACAGAACTCTCTTATCACATAAAATTTTACCCACCCACAGCCCAAATAAGGCAGCAGAGAATGCACAGCTGCTTTAGTAAAGGCTGGGGTGAAATTAACGTGCCAGGAGCCAAGCGCTCCACCTACTGGTTAGCAATTCCCCATCAGGCTGCACAGGGCTCTTTCTATTTCATGAACCACTACAATAACATGCTCAAATAGCAGCTCAAAGTAGGCTGTACAGAAGTGAATGGTAACTGCCCATTGCTAATAAGGAGCACTATCATGTGATAAAAAATAGTCTAAAGTTGACATCTACCATACAAAAGAGGCCGCTGATCAGAGCTGGATTAAATACACCACTTAGTTGCCTGCTGATGctgaactttaaaaatcattttttaaatgactttaaaattattttaaaagattgaattTTAAAGTCAGTATTTAAAAGGTCAAACCTGAAATGCAATAAGATAGAGGAAAGTATACAGCCCAGAATTCCTCTTGGGTACAGTACTACATATTGTTGGTAAGATATCACTTGAGGCGTGCCTGAGTAACAACTGCGATTTTTAAGAAAGGTGACTCCATCTGATGGCAGatctttttcattttgctgaggGAAGGGAGCAATTCAAGTGTCAGAGCTAAATTGTCATGGGCAATAGTGCAAATGCTGCCCATCACCAACTAAGATTTTTCAAATGGTGtataaaaagtgaagtcgctcagtcgtgtccaactctttgcgattccatggactgtagtctaccaggcttctccgtccatgggattttccaggcaagagtactggagtgggttgccatttccttctccaaatggtgTATAACCTGTCCTTTAAATATCAAGCACGTATCTAAGAGCATCAGTTTGAAAGGGTACAAATCATTTCCCTAGACAGTTGGATGTCTCCACATGGCCCCAGGGTCAATATTATTAAAGCgtgaggttttttttgttttttcaatttttattggaataaagCTGATCTAAAatgttggaaaaggaaatggcaacccactccagtactcttgcctggacaattccatggactgaggagcctggtaggctacaatccatggggccgcaaagagtcaaacacgactgagtgactgcactttcttcctttctttctttacaatgttgtgttagtttctgctgtacagaaaagtgaatcggTTATATAAGtatctccactcttttttagattcttttcccacataggtcattacaTAATATGGGGTAGAGTTCCTTGTGAGATACAGCATATGCTTCttacttacctattttatatatagtagtgtgtatatgtcaatcccaatctcccagcttctctctcccctccctttaCCCCAGGTAACTATAAGAttatcttctgcatctgtgacTGTTTGggttttgcaaataaattcagattcaccattttttaagattcccatTTATAAGTGGCACCATATGATGTATCTTACTTCAAAGTGTGAGTTCTTTTAAATGAATTTGTGGAAGGTATGCACCACCTCCATCTATAAGTTGGTACGACATACTGCCTTCAACTTGACACTGCAGTCTTAAATGTCTTTAACTTCCTACCTACATTAGGAATTCTATAAAAGCAGGGACCATATCTACTTCATTTCTGTAGGCTCTACAGAGCCTAGCACACTACCTTATAATAGTAAAGCACTACTATCCATTAGATAAATTGTTACTGCATTATTAAATTACTTGCTTCAGTGGGCTCTTCAAGTTTCACCTGTCCAAAACATAATCCCTGGTTTCACCTTCAAACGTCACCTCTCCTCCACTGAGTTCTCTACTTTTTCTCTCACTGTTGggacagaaataattttaaattgtattcagTACTGGGGCAAGTATAGTGGCAGGCCTGCTGAAGATCTCTCTGCAGAAACTATCAAGTCCCCTTCCCCAAGTGAAAAAAAGGAAGGTAAGCATGACGCAAGACAATAAAAGTCTTTCTTTATTAGATGTAAAAAATAATTCTGAGCACATCAGGATGTTTCTTACTCAGCCTTGTTATTGGCACAAAATTATGGATATCTGGAACCCAGGAAAAAGAGTATAAAAGTGAATGCCCAAGAGTTTTTAGTATGtaaagggaagaaaatattatttttgtagaTGAAAAAACACTGTGTCTGATTTATGGTAAGACTGAACCTCTCATCAATTAGTTATTACTATTTCTTCTTTTACTGTCTGTTCAAAGTGTGTTTAGCTATGAGATTATTACTGCTTTTCTTATTAACAACTAAACTttagaaatcaatatttttttcatttttcctccattttaaccagtttgttttcagttctttttacaTGGTCATCATTGTTAAAGTTTGTGTGACTTATTCCCACTGGTTTTAAGCCTATGAAGCCCTCcatacagacatttaaaaattatctattttcttctagctattgtatcacttttttttaatatttactgtactgataacatttaaaattttacactGTTAACATTAAAAAGTCTTAATACTCCAGGATCATTTATGGAATACTAATTTCAATTATTACTGGTTTGAGTGTCTACATATTGTATTAAATCAAACATATATCAGGGTCTCCTTTGGGGACTATTTTGCTCCATAATTCCATCTACTCTTGCACCTGGCACAACACCAGTTCATACTGTGTTTTTAAGGTGCTTCAATGTTTAGGAAAGGAAAAGTCTAGTCTTTCAAATGTACTTTATGATTAATTTGTCAAGCTATGTTAAAACAATGAATTAATTGAAAAGCAACTGACCACTTGGAAGCATTTAACCTCTTATCAAGGGGGAAAGTTATCTCTCCAAGTATCTATCTTCAGGTAAATAGAACCACACACCTTTTTCTAAAAGTTAAGCCTTCAAATAATGGCATATGATAGTTTTTAGAGAAAATTTTCACTTGTTCAGGGTATGAAACGACTCTTCTCACCTAAATTTCTGAATGGGGATGTAGTCTGTGATCTTCAGAACTCAAAGCCAGAAATTGGAGTTTTCACTTCATAAGATGTGAATACtaggaacaacaacaatcactacACTCACTCAACAATTTCTTTAAACAGAATTGAGATGTTTTCTATTTACTGATTTGTGGACATTTGTgtctggggggtgtgtgtgtgtgtgtgcgcgtgtgtgtgtgtgtgtgtgtgtgtactatatCTAAATCAAAGATAAAAGTGAATTTCTGACCATGATACAATTTACTctggtgtgtgtttatgtgtatgcaTACTATAtctaaatgaaagataaaaatgaatatcTGATCATGATACAATTTACTCCATCTGGGGTACTAGTGCATTTTTCTAAAACTAAGAGCAAAAATAATGATGTTCCTaatctgtttttcaaaaatttcccaTTTCCATTTCCATATTGTATCTTTCTAACATGGAGGATAGGTCATATTCATGTTTACTTTCCTGAGAGAAAATATCTTCATTCCTTCATCCCATGCTTCCAAGGTTCCCAATATCCAGGCCTAGAAATACCATAAATATACTATAAATACACTATAAATATCCAAAACCATGGTCATAGAAAGATAGGGCCCCAATTAATCAGCACGTTGTTTTTTCAATGAGAATATGCCAGATCCTACACAGGTAAAAAGGACTCcattttcttattcttctctCCCCAGAgttcaaacaaaaaaatcaatgtcAGGTACGCAGAAAGACTACTCTAAGTGCGCGTGGTGAGGAACATTGTTCTCACTGGGTCCAAACTTTCACCCACGTTCACTCAGAAGAGTGTCACTTGTTCCTCCTTTCTCTGAGccaaaaatacaaacacaagCAGGATATAAACATCTGGCTTATTCATTCTATGGcgtactcttttttttccccatggtgGATTCTTGCTACTTATTCCTTAACACCTTCCTGGAATGGTATTATCTTCTTTCTGAGGCCAACTCTAGCTTATTTGAATAATGGCCAAGTGCAGTAAAGACAATTCTAAAGAagttaacttaaaagctttgcaaATAGAGAAACAGAGAGATATTCATAACTGCTCTGTCCCTTCCACCAGcatgactgcctctgcaagtgaGACTTTAAGCAATCTTGCAAATATACTTCTATCATGAGGATCGTTTTGTAAATATTCTATTATGTGTTGCCTCTGGATGCTTCTTAGGTTTTGGAGTGCAAATATTTGCCTGTAAAGATATaaagtgttttgattttttaatattttaaaataatattggcATATGTTATACTTTAAACTACATATACTATATACACTATATACTTTCTAAACCATGTGAATAGAATAACCACTCAAATAAAAGATGAGTGCATAAATAAATTAGCTATTGCCCTGTAAACTCAAAGATCTTAATATTCTTCTAACCTTACTAATTTCAAATATTAGAATATCAATTTGGTAGGTCTATTCAAAGTGGTGACTGTAGGTTGAGGAAATTAAGGAGCACTGGTAATCAAGAGCTAACCACTTcaaatacattattaaatattACTTGGAAATAATCACATCTATTAATAATCggatgttgttgctgctgctgctaagtcgcttcagttgtgtccgactctgtgcgaccccagagatggcagccaaccaggctcccctgtccctgggattctccaggcaagaacactggaatggggtgccattgccttctctgtaatcaGATGTTAGACAAACACAAATCTGTACTATCTAGGATTCTCCCCATCACAAGATCTAATGCCATAATTAACGCATCCATGGGTTGTACTACGTTACCCGTATTTTCATACAGTgacttcacatttaaaaaaatgattttgaagaACATGTTGAGTTTTCTGAGAAATTCCTTTGGTAGCATACTACTTTTTCATCCACATAGTAAAAGAGTTCCTGGTCAAATCTATGCAACCAGcagatatttttcaatatttctagTAAAGATTTcctattgtatttttcagagaCCATATTTGAAATATGGCTCAAAGTGACTTCCTCTATCCAGAGAACCCAAAAAGGCGACAAGAAGTAAACCGTCTTCACCAGGAGCTCCTTGACTGCTTATCTGACAGCTTCCATGCCACCAATAAGCTGACTGGGGTTTTAAACACGCACTTAGGGTGTACGTTACCTTCCATTGAAATGAAAAGAGATGGGACCATCAAAGAAAACTGTGATATCATCATCCAAGCCATGATGAACATCCAAAAAGAATTGCAAAAGGTGGATGAAGCACTAAAAGATAAACTAGAGCCAACTCTTTATAGAAAACTTCAGGATATTAAggaaagagaaactgagaaaattGCGATAGTACAGAAGGTTATTTCAGTCATCCTGGGAGAAGCCACTTCTGCCGCCAGTGCAGTGGCTGTTAAACTTGTGGGCTCAAATGTCACAACCGGCATAATTAACAAGTTGGTCACTGTGCTAGCTCAAATTGGTGCGTCTCTCCTCGGTAGCATAGGAGTTGCTGTTCTTGGCCTTGGGATAGATATGATCTTCCGTGCCATCCTGGGAGCAGTGGAGAAAACACAGCTTCAAGCAGCCATCAAAAGTTACGAGAAGCATCTGGTGGAATTCAAGTCAGCTTCAGAAAAATATCATCATGCCATTACTGAGGTCACCAACACAGTGAAACATCAAATGAAATAAAGTTACTTTATTTGCCACTGGGAAtatttctctgcttctctctccatAATGGTGTTTTGCTTCTCTGATTAGCTTCATTTTCCATAAGCTTCCAACAAGATATAAATACAGCAAACAACTCTGAGGATTCAGAAATGCTACAACTAGATGACTCTAGAGTTTTCTATCAACAATGAATGTCTGGATCAGTTGGTGGTAGACCTGAGTTAAAGACTGCATCCTGGGATGTCCTCTCACTGTGCTCTACAGATCAACATAAGGGTGAATGCTATTGCAGAGGAGTGTGTAGGGGtgaccttttccttttctaattcccagtcaaaattttcaaaatttgcatTGAATGAAGAGACTATCACTAGCTTCAGACATCATTTAGTTCTAAGGGACATAGTAACTTCTGCACCCACGTGAAAGCTGAGCCTTCGAATGGAACAGAAAGACTACGGTAATTGTGACCATCAGTTTAAATGCAATTTGCCCTAAACTGGAAGAGACTGAAATCTGGTTTGTAACAATTTACTTCAAAGGAGGCAGCTGTTCTGGAAACTTCTACTAATTACTACTCTGTAATTCAGATTGACTGTTAAgagataaaagttaaaatataaaaaataaaaattgttgctGTAATTGCAATCAATCCTGACCAACTGTGGTGTGATGATTAAATTTTCTTCAAGTGAATATCTAAACACTCtggagcatttttaaaataagcaaatctcacatatacatatacatatattatatatatatatatatataatgcatttaaATGTAGGAGAGGCACCTGCTACTCTTTTAAGAATTTGCTGTTTAAAGGAAAGTTGTAATTTATTACTTTATGAGTTTTAAGAAAAactaaatttcattttcaatacCAGCAAAAAGGAGGAAGCTTTCCCTGCTATATAAAAACCTCAGGTGATCCATTACATTTATTATCTAATTTCAGAAAAATCCCAAGGCTATAGAGGCCTAGCGGTTCAGCTGAATTTCTGAAGCAAGGGTTTATTTTCTAAATCCTAACTACCAGTAACTCCCCATTGAGACTTGTGGGTTCTactcacaaaattattttaaaagtaattcctGCAAGAATGTTCGTTACAGTTGATTCTTGCATCCAATTAAAAAAGACACCTTGACATTTTAAAAGCACAATTTAGATGAAACACTATAGCTTTTCAAAAttagtcttcattttctttcccttctgaCACTGCTTCTATAAATTAATTGCAAGACATCACAATTTAGTTCACCTTCAAAAtttttactttgcatttattATCTGATTCAGAAACTTAAAAACGTACTGCTCTTGTGGGACTCAGAATTCAGCCAAAAACCAAACCAATAATCTTGTAAAACAAAGCTTTAGGTAAGGGACCAATCTTACAGGTTAAGCACATATTTAAACATTCTCTAAAAAGTTAGTATGTATCTCCGTCAAGATCTTGGAATATTTATAACTGATAGTAAGAACTGACCTATATCTAACAtctctctctttagttgctaatttgtgtccgactcttgcgactccatggactgtagcctgccaggctactcctctgtccatgggattctccaggcaagaatactggagtgggttgcatttccttctccagaggatcttccccacccaggaatccaacaggggtctcctgcattgcaggcggattctttaccagctgagctatgagggaagcccatatctaacATACTTTCCTGTAAGAGATActatttttgaatgtttaaacTCACCTTTAAGGGGAAAAGATATGGGAGGAGTCTTAGATAAAGAGCagacaaaagagaaggaaaggacgaAGATTAGACCTAAGGGAACACACCCCTTTGTAAGGTGACATGATAAAGGATATTTTGTGAGTGAAAAGACCGGTAGGTAAAAGACACAATATAAACCAACCTCACCTCTCGTAAACTTAAAATTGACTATACGTGTGTCCTCACATTTCCTCTTCAAAAAACGAATCCTGTAGATTAGCAGTCTGGGACTCTAACATTTACACTGATTTCCTCAGGTCTACAAATGTTCTCTGGAAAAACATCAACTTCCAGGAGCAAGCCAAGCTAGCTAAATGCATGAGGCACGGCAGCAAGCGTTATTCCGGGATTCCTTTTCAAACAGAAACTCCCGAAAGATCTCATGTGCTTACGTCATAAACGAGGAGACAACCTACAGAAACACAATTCCAGGTGACACAAATAGCGCTGAATAGTCCCCTATCTGGAATCGGCCTGTAATAAAAGCCACTCTTGGATGATAGGTCAGAATGCCTGTGGCCGGACAGCTAGTACAGAAGTCTCCTCAGCCAAACACAGAGCCCACCCGCTTCATTTTCACACTCTTATTGGGCTAGACAAGTGTCAATCAACATGAAACCGTTGTTCTGAGTGGTGGAGGCGGGCTCTTAGCCGATAACCAACCAATTCGGTACTGTATTGGGGCGGAAGAGACTCTGGTCCTGCAGCTCTCGGTTACTCTCTATGGTTCCAGGGCGAAGAAACGCGGAGATCTTCGGCCCGGAAGTGACGTAGGGATGGCGGAGGGGCGCGAGGTTTCAAGATGGCGGTGGTTGGGTGGTTGACCGAAAGGCAGAGGTGAAGGCCCTTACGAAGTGAAACGGGCCGAGAATCGTCCCCTCCCCGCTTCTCACAGCCCCAGGAGCCCAGCAGAAGCGTGAGTGTGCGGGATGGTTCCGCTCCGTTACTTCACCTTTCCCGTCCCTTCCCGGGGCCCGCGCGGTTGCCTCGGGAACGCCAGGCCCCTCAGTCCCGCTCTTGTTCTCCGCGATTGGGGTCTCCCCGATCGCGGACTAGGGGGTCTTTTGGGGCGGCGCTGCGTCCAGCGGTTAAGCGGCTGTCTTCGCCTGGGTCGGTCAGCGCCGCCTCCTGACGCTGACCGGTTGGTTGCCTTAGGTTTGCTGCTACCTCGAGTCAGGGGTCAACCGTCGCTATGGTTTCGGCAGTTGCAAATGCTGTTGGCTTCTTTGCTGGACTTGGGTTCCGTCCCTTGGGAGCCTTTTTGACTGTTGAGAGTTACCCTAAACGATTCGTGACCCGATTTACCCATCTCCTCAGGTTTTAGACACGACAAGTAGTTTGTCCAGACTAAGGCTCCGGTGTCCTTTGTAACTATCCTAGGTTTCATTTGTGGAAGaagagggttaaaaaaaaaaaatgagcctgAGGGTAATTGAGAGGGAAGCAAAAAAGATACAGGCCATCAAAGATGTGAGTGCTTTTATTTGTGCTAATTTTGCTTGTTTCCGCTTCCTTTCTTCCCCAATTCCAGTTTTTCTGAGAAGCAAACCCTTGATAGGGTAAATTAGTTGCGACTGGAACAGAGAAGCAAACCCTTGATAGGGTAAATTAGTTGCGACTGGAACAGCTTTGAAGCGTTTAGCAGAAATCAAGGCAATTGGACACTTTATGAAAGACGCATTAACTAATAAACTTGCCTGACAAAACCTTTGTGAAGGGAAGGTATAATTCTATCGTCTGCTTAAAAAAATCTACCTCATGgtcttccctttccctccctttcaAAGtgtctgctttcaaagggaaGGAAATGTATTACTCTTTCTTATTGGAAAGAGCAAAGTATCAGAAAGTTGTCATCCATTTGGAATAACTGGAAGAGGTGATTGTGATAGTGTCTTCCTGCGTGtgggctcagtcttgtccaactctttgcgaccccatggactgtagcccgccaggctcctcagtcctggTGATTtttcaggcagtaatactggagtgggttgccattt includes:
- the SMCO3 gene encoding single-pass membrane and coiled-coil domain-containing protein 3 encodes the protein MAQSDFLYPENPKRRQEVNRLHQELLDCLSDSFHATNKLTGVLNTHLGCTLPSIEMKRDGTIKENCDIIIQAMMNIQKELQKVDEALKDKLEPTLYRKLQDIKERETEKIAIVQKVISVILGEATSAASAVAVKLVGSNVTTGIINKLVTVLAQIGASLLGSIGVAVLGLGIDMIFRAILGAVEKTQLQAAIKSYEKHLVEFKSASEKYHHAITEVTNTVKHQMK